In Astyanax mexicanus isolate ESR-SI-001 chromosome 25, AstMex3_surface, whole genome shotgun sequence, a genomic segment contains:
- the LOC103028206 gene encoding tripartite motif-containing protein 16-like, which produces MAKASMLSDQFNCPICLDQLKDPVTTACGHSFCMVCINSCWDEATPSGLYRCPQCRHSFTRRPVLKRNVMFAEMAEKLRNAAAQSDSDAAGEVECDSCTGRKQRAVKSCLVCLASFCRTHLEPHYVSPTFKSHKLVRVSAGLKELVCPSHQKPLDVYCRTDQRCVCVMCTMDEHSGHQTVPAAAERADKQKQLKETQRTSQQMIQQKEKELQELRKAVEAHKRSAQAAVEDSKMVFNELIRLIERKRSEVTAMIRAREKEVVKRTEGVLKRLEMEISELKRRDTKLKELPNLEDHVQFLQTFQSLVIPPTPPPTITITLTPRRTFMDVAKPVMELKKKLEEFCREQMDNVCREVTQIQILEPITRKEFLEYSFQLTLNPNTANSLLSLSEGNRAVLYEDLFRLYPVHPDRFDAWAQVLCREAVCGCGYWEVEWSGSGGVGIAVSYKDISRKTDYDCVFGCNDKSWSLSCFPHGYSFWHDSQETTIPRLPSCSRIGVYVDHRAGTLSFYSISDSMTLIHRVQTTFTQPLYPGFWLGEESRVVLGALPE; this is translated from the exons ATGGCGAAAGCTAGCATGCTCTCAGACCAGTTCAACTGCCCCATCTGTCTGGACCAGCTGAAGGACCCGGTGACCACGGCCTGCGGACACAGCTTCTGCATGGTGTGCATCAACAGCTGCTGGGATGAAGCAACTCCCAGTGGACTCTACAGGTGCCCTCAGTGCAGGCACAGCTTCACCCGGAGGCCCGTTCTTAAAAGGAACGTGATGTTCGCCGAGATGGCGGAGAAACTGAGGAACGCGGCGGCCCAGAGCGACTCGGACGCCGCCGGAGAAGTGGAGTGCGATTCCTGCACCGGGAGGAAACAGCGAGCCGTCAAGTCCTGCCTCGTCTGCCTCGCCTCTTTCTGCAGAACCCACCTGGAGCCTCACTACGTATCTCCTACCTTCAAGAGCCACAAGCTGGTCCGAGTGTCCGCAGGACTCAAGGAACTCGTCTGTCCTAGTCATCAGAAACCGCTGGACGTGTACTGTCGCACTGACCAGCGCTGCGTCTGTGTCATGTGCACGATGGACGAACACAGCGGTCATCAGACGGTACCCGCCGCAGCTGAGAGAGCCGACAAACAG AAACAACTTAAGGAGACTCAAAGAACATCCCAGCAGATGATCCAGCAGAAGGAGAAGGAGCTTCAGGAGCTGAGGAAAGCTGTGGAGGCTCATAAG AGGTCAGCACAGGCCGCTGTGGAGGACAGCAAGATGGTCTTCAACGAGCTGATCCGTCTGATTGAGAGGAAGCGCTCGGAGGTGACGGCCATGATTAGAGCTCGGGAGAAGGAGGTGGTCAAGAGAACTGAAGGAGTCCTGAAGAGGCTGGAGATGGAGATTtctgagctgaagaggagagacaCCAAGCTGAAGGAGCTTCCAAACCTAGAAGATCACGTCCAGTTCCTCCAG ACTTTCCAGTCTCTCGTCATCCCCCCAACCCCTCCACCCACCATTACCATCACCCTGACCCCACGCAGGACCTTCATGGACGTGGCCAAACCGGTGATGGAGCTTAAAAAGAAGCTGGAGGAGTTTTGCAGAGAGCAGATGGATAATGTCTGCAGGGAAG TGACCCAGATCCAAATCCTTGAACCCATAACAAGAAAGGAGTTTCTGGAAT ATTCCTTCCAACTGACTCTAAATCCCAACACAGCAAACAGCCTCCTGTCTCTGTCCGAGGGGAACCGGGCGGTGCTCTACGAGGATTTGTTCCGGCTGTATCCCGTCCACCCCGACAGGTTCGACGCCTGGGCTCAGGTGCTGTGCAGAGAGGCAGTGTGTGGGTGTGGTTATTGGGAGGTGGAATGGAGCGGCAGCGGCGGAGTGGGAATCGCGGTGTCGTATAAAGACATCAGCCGGAAGACGGATTACGACTGCGTGTTCGGATGCAACGATAAGTCCTGGAGTTTGTCCTGCTTCCCGCATGGTTACTCTTTCTGGCATGACAGCCAagaaactacaatacccagactTCCCAGCTGCTCGAGAATAGgcgtgtatgtggatcacagggcGGGAACTCTGAGCTTTTACAGCATTTCTGACTCAATGACCCTCAttcacagagtccagaccacGTTCACTCAGCCACTCTACCCCGGCTTTTGGCTCGGAGAAGAATCCAGAGTGGTCTTAGGAGCGCTCCCAGAGTGA